Proteins from a genomic interval of Paenibacillus sp. FSL H8-0048:
- a CDS encoding glycosyltransferase family 2 protein produces the protein MKARYSVIVPMYNEEEVIQVTYERLKKVMDECGDTYELVFVNDGSRDRTAEIMRGISNRDEHVKLIDFSRNFGHQVAITAGMDYAEGQAVVVIDADLQDPPEVILQMIAKWKEGYEVVYAKRLKRHGETFFKKVTAKIFYRLLSSMTSVEIPTDTGDFRLIDRKVCDVLRGLKEKNRYVRGLVSWVGFRQTMVEYVREERYAGETKYPLKKMIRFALDGITSFSHKPLKIASYVGFFLSFSSFIYLFLVLFQKVFTSWTVPGWASIVGVNLLFNGIVLMLLGVIGEYIGRIYDESKDRPLYIVRETRGYPDTEAEDTRKESDYAR, from the coding sequence GTGAAGGCCAGATATAGTGTAATTGTCCCCATGTATAATGAGGAGGAAGTCATTCAGGTAACCTACGAGCGGCTCAAAAAAGTAATGGATGAGTGCGGGGATACCTATGAGCTCGTGTTCGTCAATGATGGCAGCCGGGACCGTACAGCTGAGATTATGCGCGGAATCAGTAATAGGGATGAGCATGTCAAGCTGATTGACTTCTCCCGTAACTTCGGCCACCAGGTGGCGATTACGGCGGGCATGGATTATGCTGAAGGTCAGGCTGTCGTGGTGATTGACGCAGATCTCCAGGACCCGCCGGAGGTTATCCTGCAGATGATCGCCAAGTGGAAGGAAGGCTATGAGGTAGTCTATGCCAAGCGGCTGAAGCGCCACGGAGAGACCTTTTTCAAGAAGGTGACGGCCAAAATCTTTTACCGTCTGCTCAGCAGCATGACCAGTGTGGAGATTCCCACAGATACAGGGGATTTCCGGCTGATCGACCGCAAGGTCTGCGATGTGCTGCGCGGTCTGAAGGAGAAGAACCGTTATGTACGGGGGCTGGTGAGCTGGGTCGGCTTCCGGCAGACCATGGTGGAATATGTGCGGGAAGAACGCTATGCCGGGGAGACGAAATATCCGCTCAAAAAAATGATCCGCTTTGCGCTCGACGGAATCACCTCCTTCTCGCATAAGCCGCTCAAAATCGCCTCCTATGTCGGCTTCTTCCTGTCCTTTTCCAGCTTCATCTACCTGTTCCTGGTCTTATTCCAGAAGGTCTTCACCTCCTGGACCGTGCCGGGCTGGGCGTCCATCGTCGGGGTGAACCTGTTGTTTAACGGCATTGTGCTGATGCTGCTGGGCGTCATTGGCGAATACATCGGACGGATCTATGACGAATCGAAGGATAGACCGCTCTATATCGTGCGCGAGACCAGAGGCTACCCGGATACAGAGGCTGAAGACACCCGGAAGGAAAGTGATTATGCAAGATAA